GCCTGCGCGCTGGGCGCCACGACCAGCGACGCCTTGGGGCTGAGGATCCCCGCGCTCCGGCTCCCGCTGTTGGCGGGGATATCGCCGGCGGCATGGAAGGCGTAGGCATCGGCTCGCCCCCCCACCACCGAGCGCAGCCACGGCCGCCAGCGGGACTCCAGTTCCGCGTAGATGCCGGTGCCCCATTCCCGGACGTCATCCTCGCGCACCGTCCCGATCCGCCGCCGTCCCACGGTATGGTGGAGGCCCAGTCCGGAGATCAGGTCGGCCCGGGTCTGCAATCCTGCCTTGGCCACGTGCTCCTGGCCGAGGAACCGGAGCGGCTGGAGGTGCTTGAGGTTGGCGCCGACCACGACGCGACGTTCCCGCTGGTTGAACTGGTCCCCGTTCGTGGTGTCGTCCAGGAAGAAGGCGAAGTTCGAGAACAGGCTCAGGTCGGAGTAGATGGCGTAGACCTGCACGTCCTGCACGGAGCTCCCGCCGAAATGCCGCCAGGAGCCGGAGAGGCTGTAGCGTCGGGTCCGCCCGCCGTCGGTGTCGTCGAGGTTGCCAAAGCGGGTGATGCTCCCGGCCTGCATCGCGCGGAGGGGGATCTGGTCGGTGGAGTTCCAGCGGTTGTGGTAGGCCATGCCGAGCAGCGAGAACTCGGAGCCGCCCCGCCGCCAGGAGTAGCGCGCCAGCCCGCTGTACTTGCGCAGGGCCTGGTCGAGGACCCAGGGGCCATCGTAGCGCTTGAGCTCACCGGCAAGCAGCAGGTCGCCGGGACCGGCGCGTCGTGAACCACCGGCGGCCAGCCGGGCCATGCCGTTGGCGCCTCCGGTGGCCACCGCGAAGGGGCTCAGGCGCCGGGCGAGGAAGAACTCGGCCCCGCCCGCGCTGCCGAAATCACCCATGTCGGCGTGGTACACGCCCAGGCGGTAATCCAGGTACTCCACCACCTCGGGAATCAGGAAGTTGAGGTCGGTGTAGCCCTGGCCGTGGGCGTGCGACACCATGTTGACCGGCATCCCCTCGAGGCGGGTCTGGAAGTCGGTGCCATGGTCGAGGTTGAAGCCGCGGATGAAGTACTGGTTGGCCTTGCCATCGCCGGAGTGCTGGGTCGCGATGAACCCGGGGACGGTCTCGAGCAGCTCCCCCTCGCGTGCGAGGGGGCGGGAACGCAGGTCGGCGGCACCCACGTGGCCCTGGGAGGCGGTGGCCGCCACGCCGATGAGCTCATCGGCGCGCCCGATGACCGTCAGGGGCGTGAGGACCCGGGGGGCGGTGTCCCGCGCCACCGGCGACGGAATGGAATCCTGCGCCACGACCGGCAGGGCGGCGAGCAGGAGCGGTGCGGCAGCCAACAGGATTCGGGCAGGGGGCCTCATGAACCGAACTCCTCAGAGAGGATGTCAAACGCGACGACTGTGGACGGCGGACGTTCGGGCGACACACCTCCTACGGCGGGCAGCGGGAATCGGATGGACCGGGCCGGCGCCCGGAGCTCACGGGAACATACGGCCCTCAATGGCATCCGTCACGCGGGCCGGACATCCGGTCGCGGGGGAGCGGCGTAGAAGGGGTGCAATCGGCGGCGCGGATCGCGCCGGCCGACCCGGCAGCCCGCCGGGTTCCGACACCCCCAGCTCCAGGAGTCCCCCCATGATGCGTTGGCGCGCGCTCTCGCGCTTCCAGCGGCTCGCCATCCTCCTCGCGGTCACCGGCGCACTCGCCGGCGGCGCGGGGGTGGTGGTCGCCTCCGACCACCAGGACACCCCCCTGGTGGAGCTCAATCCCCGCATGGACCTGACCGACGTCTATGCCTTCCCCGGTTCAGCGCCCGGGCGGATCGCGCTGGTGATGAACACCAGCGGGTTCCTCTCCCCGGCCCAGACCGCGGCCGCGGCCTTCGACCCCAACATCCTCTACCAGTTCAAGGTGGACAACGACGGGGACGCGCTCGAGGACAAGGTGATCCAGGTCAGCTTCGAGGGGAAAGGCACCGGCCAGACGGTGGTGGTGCGTGGCCCCGACGCCCCGGTGGTCCCGGGCGCCATGATGAACGTGGTGGACCAGAATGCCCCCACCCTCCGCGGCAGCTTCAACACCAGCTTCGGCTCGGCCACCGGCATCCAGGCCTTCGCGGGCCCGCGTGACGACTCGTTCTTCCTCGACCTCGAGGCGGCCTTCTGCATCCTGCCCGACCGCCGTCCGGCCGGTGGCGCGCTGGCGGGACCCTGTGCCCTGCCGAGCGTGGGCTTCCGCGCCCCCGGGCAGGCCGTCAACTACATCGCCGGCTACAACGTGCTCTCGGTTGTCGTGGAACTTCCCTCGTCGTTGCTGGAGAATGGCGCGCCCGGGAAGCTCGGCATCTGGGGCACCCTGAGCCGCTGACCCACGACCCCGGAGACACCCGACCATGCGTGCCCCCTTCCTCCTGCTCGGCCTGGCCCTGACCGTGGCCGCCTGCAGCGACGACTCCTCCGCCGGGACCGGTCCCGGCAAGACCACCACCTACAACCAGGTCCAGCGGCTGGGCAACCCGTTGCTGAGCGAGGTGCTGCTCGACAAGCGCAGCCACCCGACCCACGGCTCCATCGGGCCCGACCAGGACGGCGCGCTGATCGGCCCGGAGCTCTATGGGCACCTGGTGCTCGGCTCGCCGACGACCATCGCCGGCCGCGACTCGGCCTACGTGGGGATCCTCGCGAGCGTCCTGCTACCCGACATGCTGATCGTGCAGACCGACAAGGACCCCGCGACCGCCAGCTGGCTCAACTGGGTCGGGGTGCCGCCCCTGGCCAACGGCTGGGGCGGGCGGAAGCTCGACGACGACGTGGTGGACCTGGCCCTGCTCGCGGTCTTCGGTGATCCGTTCGGCGCCGACCCGACCCACACCACCCCGAGCCTGACCACCGACAACGTGGCCAGCGACTCGCCGTTCCTCGCCACCTTCCCCTATCTCGCGCCACCCAACTAGGCGGCTCGGTCGCTCGGTGGCTCGGCGGCTGGATCGCCGAGCCACCGGGCGCCGCCCGTGGAGGAAATGCCAGATGCGGTGGTGGATCACGATCGCACTCGTCGTCGGGGTCAGCGGGGTGCTGCTCGGTGGTGGCGGACGGGCATCGGCCGTCACCCCGGGGGCCGAGCCGCCGAGCCGCCAAGCCGCCGAAGTGCGCGAGCAGGACATCGCGTTCTATACGGCCCGGACCGCACGCGACCCCTATGGCGCGCGCGACCGGGCCATGCTCGCGGCGCTCTACCTCGACCGCAGTCGCGCCACCGGGTCGGAGGGTGACGTGCGCCGGGCGGAAACGCTGGCCCGGGCCAGCCTTGGCACACGCCACGCCCGCAATGACGGTGCGGCGGCTGTGCTGACCAGCGCACTCATGGCGCAGCACCGGTTCCCCGAGGCGTACGACCTCACCGCGGCGCGCCTGGCCGCCGACCCGACCGACGCGATCACCCGGGCGACCCTCGGCGAGATCGCCCTGGAGCTCGGCCGCTACGCCGAGGCCGATCGCCTCTTCGGCACCCTCGCCCTGCTCCGGCACACCGGCGCGGTGGGCCCACGCTACGCCCGGTGGCTCGAGTTGAGCGGCCGGAGCGGGGAAGCCCGGGAACTCCTCACATCCCTGCGGGACTCGCTCGCGGCGGGATTCCGCACCACCCCAGACCAACTGGCCTGGTTCGATCTCCGGCTGGGCGAGCTGGCAGCGCACCATGGCCGGCCGGACCTGGCCCGCGCGGCCTTCGAGCGGGCCCTCTCCAGCCTTCCGGAGGATCCGCGGGTCCTGGTGGCGCTGGGGACGCTCGAACTCCGCACCGGTCACCCGGCCCGGGCCCGCGACCTGGGCACCCGGGCCCTGGGCCAGCGACTCGACCCGGCGGCGCTGATCCTCCTGGCCGAGGCCGCGGAGGCCGTCGGCGACAGCGCGGCGGCCGAACAGCATGCCCGCGCGCTCGAGGTGGCGGTGTCGCAGGCCGGGAGTGGATTCCACCGTGCGTGGGGTCTCTTTCTGCTCGACCACGGGCAGCGGATCGCGGAGCTGCGGGCCCGCGCCACCGCCGGGCTGAGCAGCCGGCACGACGTGCATGGCCTCGACCTCGCGGCCTGGGCCGCGTTCCGTGCCGGGGATACGGCGGCGGCGGCGCCCCTGGTCGCCGAGGCCCTCAGCCGCGGCGTGGAGGATGCCACGTTGCTCTATCACGGGGGCCGGATCGCCCTCGCGGTGGGAGACACGGCGACGGCCCGGCGCCGCCTGAAGGAAGCACTCGCGGTCGATCCGGCCTTCCACCATCGCCAGGCCGCCGAGGCCCGGAGCCTCCTCGCCGCACTCGGGCATCGCTGATGCGTGTCTTCGTGCTGGCGCTTGCCCTGGCGGCGCACCCGCTGCACAGCACCCACACCGAACTCCGCGAGGAGCCCGGGGGCCGGCTGACGGTGACGGTACGCGCCTTCACGGAGGACCTGCAGGCAGCGGCGCGGCGGGCCCAGGGGGCAGCAGACGACTCGAGCCTGGCCCGGTATGTCCGGGGCCGGCTCGGGCTGCGTGACGCGGGAGGGCGCGAGATCCCGCTGGCCTGGGCCGGGGCGCGGGTCGATGGCGAGATGACCTTCCTGACCCTGACCGCAGTGGCGCGGCAGGGAATGGCGGGCGCCACGCTGCGCCAGGAGATGCTCACGGAGCTGTTCGACGATCAGGTCAACGTGGTGCAGGTGCGTCGCCCGGCCGGCGACGCGAGCCTGCTCTTCCTGCCGGGCGACCGGCCGAAAACACTCCCATGAACCGGGGCGTGGTGGCCGGCGTAGAGTGGCAGGGGCGGCCGCATCCGCGCGGCCGCCCGACCCCCGGGAGCGATGCCTCACCCCATGACCTCCGCCCTGCCCTGGCCACCCGGCGCCGCCGGGTTGCCTTGTGCCCCGCTCCGGATGCGGGATAGACTGATGCAGCATGGCGCCGCCCTCGACGCCGTCGCTCACACCGCCACCGACCGGCCGATGACCGACCGTTCTTCCGCCCCGCATGACATCGACCTGGTCCAGCAGATGGCGCGCGGCGATGACCGTGCCCTGGGCCTCCTGTATGACCGGTTCGGCGTGGTCCTGTACGCGGTGGCCTTCCGGGTGGTCGGGCAGGCGGCCGATGCCGAGGAGGTGGTGATGGAGGCCTTCGCGCAGGCGTGGCGCGAGGCGCCGCGCTTCGATGCGGCGCGTGGCTCGGTCGCGGCGTGGCTCACCGTGATGGCGCGCAGCCGGGCACTGGACCTTGTGCGGGCGCAGTCCCGGCGCGCCCGCGCCACCGACAGCGCCGCGCGCGACACCGCGGAGACCGCCCCCGCCATGAGCGCCGGTTTTCCCCCGCCGGGGAGCGGGCTCGAGCGGGAGGAGCGTAGCCGCGCGGTGAGCGCCGCGCTGGCCACCCTGTCGCCACCGCAGCGGACGGCCATCGAGCTGGCCTACTACGACGGGCTGTCGCAGTCGGAGATCGCCGAGCGGCTGCAGGAACCACTCGGCACGGTGAAGACCCGGATGCGCCTCGGGATGCTGAAGCTCCGCGAGGCGCTGCGACCGTACTACTTCGAGGGGGCAGTGTGACGGGCGGCCCGCAGGACCTGCGCGACCTCGCCGCGGCGTATGCCCTGGGCGCACTCGACCCGGCAGAGGCTCGCGCGTTCGAGGCCTTCATGGCCACCTCGCCGGAGACGGCGCGGGAGGTGGCCGAGTACCGTGAGGTGAACGCCCTGCTCGCGCTCGGCGCCGGAGGGGCCACCACGCCCGCGCCGGAGCTGCGGGCCCGTGTGGTGGCACGCGCCACGGCCACCCGTGAGGCCGCGCTGGCTCCCCGCGCCCCGCGCCTGGCGTGGCTGGCGCTCGCGGCATCGCTGGTGGCGCTCGCGGGGGTCAGCGCCGCGTGGTTCTCCTCGCGGCGCGCCCTGGCCGGTGCCACCGCCGCGGTCACGGCGCTGCAGGACAGCCTGCGCGGCCGGGAGCAGCAGCTGGCGCTGCGCGAGTCGGAGCTCAACGCCATCCTCGATCCCAACGTGCTGCTCACCCGCATGGGCGAGCCGGGGACGCCGCGGCCCGTGATCCAGCTGTTCTGGAACCGGAAATCCAACCGGCTCCTGCTGCACGCGTTCCAGCTGGCGCCGGCGGGCCAGCGGCGGGCGTACCAGCTCTGGTTCCTCCCGCGGACCGGCGCGCCGATCGCCTCGGTCACCTTCAACACCGAACCGAGCGGCCACGGCCTGGTGCATGCGGTCCCGGTCCCGGAGGGTGTGGAGCTGACGGCCGCCGCGATCACCGAGGAGCCCGACAGCGGCTCGGCGCAGCCCACCACGCCGGTGCTGCTGGTCGGCACGTTCTCGCGCGCGGAATCCTGACCCGCGATGCGCGGCCTGGCCCTGCTGCTCCTGACCGCCCTCCCGCTGCGGGCCCAGACGCCGGCCGCGGAGGTCGGGCGGGAACGGGCCGAGTTCACCGCCTGGCTGGCCACCGATCCGCTCTCGCCGTATGCTGCGCTCGGGCTCCAGCCCATCGGGCCGGGGATCAGCGTGGGGGCGGAGCCGAGCGACCTGCCGCTCGCCGGCGTGCCGCGTGGTATCCTCACCGAGGCGGGGTCGTCGGTCGTGCTCACCACCGACGGCGCGCGGCGGATCCTGCCCCGCGGCCGTGCGGTGCCGCTCTCCGCGACGGCGCGGCTGGTCATCACCGGCGGCCCCGGACGCGCGGTGGCGGCCAGCTTCGGCACGGTTCGAGGGGCCACGCCTCCACAGTTCTTCGCATACGCCCCGAGCCTGCGGATCGCCGTCCGGCTCGAGCCACCGGAGCGGCGAGGGCGGTTCCCGGTCCTGGGCCTCGACGGCGCCGAGACCGACGCCAACGAGGCCGGGCTCGTGCGCGTCACGATGGCCGGCGCCACCACGCGGCTGCGCGTGTACCGGCTGGGGGCCGCCGACGATGACGAGGCGCCGCTGTTCATCTACTTCCGCGACGCCACCAACGGCCGCGAGACCTACCCCGCGGGGCGGTTCATCGAACTACTGCCCTCGGCCGACGGGGCGTACGAGCTGGACTTCAATCGCGCCCGCAATCCGTACTGCGCCTACAGCTCGGTGTTCCCCTGCCCCGCGCCGTGGCCCGGCAACCGCCTGGCGGCCGCGGTCCGCGCGGGCGAGCAGTACCACGCGCCCTAGCGCGCGGGTGGGCTCCCCCACCTGATTTCCCGCATGCTCTCCCTCCTCGCGCTGCTGCTCGCCACCCCGGACGTCACCGGTCCCTGGCGCGCCACCCTCGACCTCGCCGGCGGGCCGCTCGAGTTCGGCCTGGTGCTCACCTCCACGACGGCGGGACTGGGGGGCGAGCTGTGCAATGCCGGCAGCTGCACCCCCTTCTCCGCCGTGCGCTGGGACGGTGACAGCCTGGTGCTGGAACTCGGGGACTACGCCGCCTCGATGGCGGTGGTGCCGCGGGGCGACTCGCTGGTGGGACGGTACCACAACGTGGGGCGGCGCGGTCCGCGGACCATCCCGCTCCGCGCCAGCCGGGGACGCTGGACCGGGACCGCCGGAGGGGCCGCGCTGCTGGGCCGGTGGGACGCGTGGTTCCAGAGCGGCTTCGAGCAGACGCCGCGGGTCTTCGAGATCCGCAACGGCCCACAGGGCCTCGAGGGCGCAGTCATCTCCAACTCGGGCGACTACGGGCTCTTCGCGGGCCGGGCCACTGGCGACAGCCTGGCCCTGGGACACTTCGACGGTTCGTTCGTCTACCTGCTCACCGGGCGCCTGGACGGCGACACCCTCCGGGGCAGCTTTCACGCCGGACTCCGGACCCGCACGGCGTTCGTCGCCACCCGGGCCACCGGCCGGCCGCACCTCACACCCCCGACGGCCGTGACCCGCGCCGACAGCAGCGCGCCCCTCGCGTTCCGCTTCCCCGACGTGGACGGACGGATGGTCTCGTCGAGCGACGCCCGCTTCCATGGCAAGGTGGTCCTGGTGGACCTCTTCGGCACCTGGTGCCCCACCTGCCACGATGCGGCACCCGCGCTGGTGGGGCTGTACCAGCGGTTCCGGGAGCGGGGCCTGGAGGTCGTGGGGATCGCCTTCGAGGTGACCGGCGACAGCGCCCAGGATGCGCCGCTGGTGCGGCGCTACCGCGAGAAGTTCGGGATCCCGTTCCCCCTCCTGCTCGGCGGGGTGAGCGAGGTGGAGGCGGTGAGCGCGGCCTTCCCGCAGCTGGAAGGGTTCACCGCCTACCCGACGACGCTGTTCGTGGGACGGGACGGGCGGATCCGGCGGATCCATGCCGGGTTCTACGGCCCCGCCACCGGGGCGGCGCACGAGGCGCTGGTGGCGGAGTTCACGCGGGAAGTCGAGCGGTTGCTGGCGGAGCCGGCGCGGCGCTAGCCTCGCAGGATCGTGCGGGCCTACGGCGCCGCCTTCACCACCACGGCGGGCCCGGACGCCTCCCGGTCCACCTTGAGGCCGATCCACTCGCCCCGGATCGCATGGCCGGGGACGCCACAGAGGAGCCAGTACCAGCCGGCGTCCTCGGCCACGAAGGTGGTCAGGTCGCGCTGGCCCGGCTTGAGCCCGGTGGTGACGGCGCGGCTCACGGCGTTCTCCAGGGCGGGACGGCCGCCCTCCATGGGCAGCTTCTCCCGTTCCGCCATCACCACGAGGCTGTGCGGCTGGGTGCTGTCGCGGTTCACCCACGTCCACTGCACGGTCCAGTGCTGCGGTACCACCAGCTGCACGGCGCCATGATGCAGGCCATTCAGGGTGGCGATCCCCTCGGGACCACCCGGGAGGGCGTCGAGCGTGAGGCGGACACTCCGGCCCGCCGAATCGGCCACCACCCACGCGGGCAGCGCCGGCACCTGCGCACGCAGCGCGGCGGGCGCGCACGGGACGAGCAGCCACAGCGCAACGGCACGACGATTCACAGCGACCTCGGCATCCGGAGGAGATGGCGTTTTCGCCAGGTGTACGATAATGTATCCCGTCTGCAGGTTCCCCTCTATCCCTGGAGTCCCCTGATGGCCGGTCTGCTCGACCGCGAACGGATCATCGCCAGGCCCGGCTACAACCGCTGGCTGGTCCCGCCCGCCGCCCTGGCGATCCACCTGTCGATCGGCATGGCATACGGCCTCAGCGTCTTCTGGAAGCCCCTCTCCCAGGCCCTCGGCGTCACCCGCCCGATCGAGGGCGACTGGACCATCTCGCAGGTAAACCTCACCTTCGCGCTGGGGATCTTCTTCCTCGGCTCGTCGGCGGCGGTCTTCGGCCGGTGGCTGGAACGGGTCGGCCCGCGGCGCGCGGGCGTGGCCGCGGCCTTCTGCTGGGGGGGCGGGTTCCTGATCGCGGCGGTCGGGGTCAAGCTCCACATCCTCCCGCTGCTCTGGCTCGGGCTCGGCGTGGTGGGCGGCTGCGGGCTGGGACTCGGGTACATCTCCCCCGTCTCCACCCTGATCAAGTGGTTCCCCGACCGCCGCGGCCTGGCCACCGGCATGGCGATCATGGGATTCGGCGGCGGCGCCATGATCGGCGCCCCGCTGGCCGACCTGCTGATGAAGCGGTTCGCCACGCCCACCTCGGTGGGCGTGTGGGAGACCTTCGTGGTGCTGGGCCTGCTCTACTTCGTGGCCATGCTCTGCGGCGCCTTCGGCTACCGGATCCCGGCCAAGGACTGGCGGCCGGCGGGATGGACGCCGCCCGTCACCCAGAAGACGGCGCAGACCACCCGGCACGTGCACGTGGACGTGGCCTGGAAGACCCCGCAGTTCTGGTTCCTGTGGGCGGTGCTCTGCCTCAACGTGAGCGCCGGGATCGGGGTGCTGAGCCTCGCCTCCCCGATGATCCAGGAGATCTTCGGCGGCCGGCTGATCGGCGTGGCGACGGCGCTCGTGGACCTGGACGAGGCCCAGAAGGCCCAGGTGGCCACCATCGGCGCCGCGTTCGCGGCGCTGCTCAGCTTCTTCAATATCCTGGGCCGATTCCTGTGGGCCTCGGCCTCCGACTTCATCGGGCGGAAGGCCACCTACGCCATCTTCTTTGCCCTGGGCGCCGTGCTCTACTCGGCGGTGCCCGGCGCGGGCCGCGGCGGCAGCGTGGCGCTGTTCGCGACGATCTTCTGCCTCATCCTGACGATGTACGGGGGCGGATTCGCCACCATCCCCGCCTACCTGGCCGACAAGTTCGGCACCGCGTTCGTGGGCGCCATCCACGGCCGGCTGCTCACCGCCTGGTCGGTGGCGGGGCTGGTGGGCCCGGCGGTGGTCAGCTACCTCCGGCAGTGGCAGCTGGCCCGGGGCGCGGCACCGGTGGAGGCCTACGCGTTCACCATGTACGTGCTGGCCGGGATGCTGGTGGTCGGCTTCTGCTGCAACCTGATGGTCCGCCCGGTGGCGGAACAGCACTTCATGAGCGACGACGACCTGCGCCGCGAGGGGCTCGCCCCGGCCAAGTAGCCGCGGGCGCCTCGCAGGAGGAGACGGGATGGACGAGACACGGAACGACGCCCCCGCCGGCGGGTCCGGCCTGGCGGTGCTGCTGCTGGCGTGGATCGCGGTCGGGATCCCGATGCTCTGGGGCATCTACATGACCATCCGCAAGGCCTCCCTGCTGTTCAAGTAGTCAGGCTGGCTTGACGCCGGGGCCGAACGGGGAATATTCCAGTCACACATGCAGGGGCCGTTCGCGGCCACCCACCGGCATGGCGGCCTGGCCGGGGCCGCCGCGCCTCTTCCCAGTAAAGCGATCGCCCTCGGGCGTTGCTGGTTCCAGCAGTTTCCTCGGTTCATCGACAACCTATCAGGAGAACGATTCCATGCGGAGGCAGACGCAGTGGGGTCTGTCGCTCGTGCTGCTCGCAGCCGGAGCGACCACTCTATCCGCCCAGGCCAACTGGACGACCTACGGCGGCAACGACTGGAATCAGCGCTATTCGACGCTGGCCCAGCTCAACACGACGAATGTCCGGAACATGGTGCCCCGGATGGTCTTCCAGACCGGCATCAGCCGCCTGGGGAGCTTCGAGAACACCCCGATCGTCGTGGACAACATGATGTACGTGACCACGCCGTACAACACGGCCATCGCGTACGACCTGAGCACCGGCAAGCAGGTCTGGCGCTACGAGCACAAGCTCGGCACCTCGATCTACTGCTGCGGCCCGAACAACCGCGGCGTCGCGGTCCACGGTCCCCACGTCTACATGGGCACCCTCGACTCGCGGCTGGTGGCCCTGGACCGGATGACCGGCGAGGTGCTCTGGGACATCGAGGTGGCGGACCCGGCGTACGGGTACAGCATCACCCACGCCCCGCTCATCATCGGCGACAACGTGATCGTCGGCGTCTCGGGCGGCGAGTACGGCATCCGCGGTCACGTCACCGCCTACAACGCCATGACCGGCGAGCAGACCTGGCGCTGGTACTCCATCCCGGCCCCCAAGGGCGACCCGACCTTCGACCCGATCGCGCCGAACGGCTGGTGGGGCACCTGGCCCACCCATACGGCCGACGGGGCCGACCTGAACCGCGGCGTGGCGGCGGAGAAGGCCGACAGCGCGAAGTATGCGGACGCCTGGACCCGCGGCGGCGGCGGCATCTGGATGACGCCGGCGTACGACAAGGCGCTCAACATGATCTACGTGGCGGTCGGCAACCCGTCGCCGGACCTCGACGGCGCCGTCCGCCCCGGCGACAACCTGTACACCGACTGCGTCGTGGCCATCGACGCGACCACCGGCAAGACCAAGTGGTACTACCAGACGGTGCCGCACGACGTGTGGGACCTCGACGCCGTCTCGCCCCCGGTGGTCACCACGCTGGGCGGCAAGAAGGTGGTGGTGCACGCCGGCAAGACCGCCTGGGTGTACGTCCTCGATGCCGCCAGCGGCAAGCTGGTGCGCCGCACCGAGAACTTCACCCCGCAGGAGAACATGTTCGCCCTGCCGTCCGCCCAGGGCACCCGGATGCTCCCGGGCGCCAACGGCGGCTCCGAGTGGTCGCCCATCGCGGTGGATCCCCGGCTTGGCTACGCCTTCGTGACCGGCCTGCACCAGCCGATGAACTACATCACCCACAACGCCCCGTGGGAAAAGGGCCGGCTCTGGCTGGGCTCCGCCTTCGTGGCGATCCCCGGCGAGGAGCAGTGGGGCACCTACACCGCGATCAACCTGGCGACGGGCAAGATCGTGTGGCAGAACAAGGTCCCGCAGCCCATGATGGGTGGCGCCCTGGCGACCGCCGGCGGCCTCACCTTCACCGGTGAAGGCAACGGCAACTTCAACGCCTACGACTCCCGCACCGGCAAGCTGCTGTGGCAGTTCAACGGCGGCGCCGGCTGCAACAGCGCCCCCATGAGCTTCTCCTACAAGGGCGAGCAGTTCATCGCGGTGGCCTGCGGCGGGAACTTCCAGCTCAACTACCCGCTGGGGAACTCGGTCTACGTCTTCGGCCTGCCGAAGCCGTTCACCGCGGCAATGCGTTAAGTTCCGGTACGCTGGTCGCATGGCAGGACAGGCGGGGGCGTCCGATGCGGGCGCTCCCGCCCCTTTTCCGCCCGACACGAGGGGTCTGATGCCGGTGTTCCGCACTCTGCTGGTCCTGGCCCTGGTGGCCGGCGCCTCCGCGAACGTCCCCAGGCCCGCGCGGCCGCGGCCGGTCGTTCCCGATTCCACCTGGCTCGACTGGAACCCCACCACCCGGACCATGAAGTTCAAGCTGGTGGCCGGGCTGACCGGCCGGGGAGCCAAGAGCCCCTTCAACTTCAACGGCTACACCGACGGGGAATTCACGCTGGTGGCCCCGATGGGGGCCACCGTGGTGTTCAATTTCGTCAACGAGGACGGCACCCCCCACAGTGCCGTGGTGATCCCCGACAGCGAGCCGATGCCGAGCATGTCCGACCAGTCGGCCATTCCCCGGGCCTATTCCATCAAGGCACTGGAAGGGCTGGGGTACTTCGCCACCGACGTGATCCGGTTCAAGGCGGCCCCGGCGGGATCCTACCGGATCTTCTGCGGGGTGCCGGGCCATGGCCTCTCGGGCATGTGGATCCGGTTTTCGGTCGACTCGACCGCGACCGCCCCGGCGATGCTCGAGGCCCCTACCAACCGGTAGGGAGGGGGCGGCCCCCCCTTGCGGGCATTCCCCCGGCCGCATGATTATCCGAACAGGTGTGGCGCAATTCCGCCGCATCGGGTTGCGGCCATCGCCGGACCGCGTATCTTAGGAGCGCTCCACCACATAGCGGACCGCGCCCGGGCAGGAATCCACCGGCGTCCTGGCCGTTCCGTCCTTTCAGGAGGTGTCTCCCACGGCTTTGGCCGCCTCCCCCAGGTGCCGGGCCCCACCAGACATCGTCGGAATCGAAGCACGCAGGTGCAGGCAGGAAGTGCTGAAGCGTACCAGTCGTTTTCAGT
The Gemmatimonadota bacterium DNA segment above includes these coding regions:
- a CDS encoding DUF4331 family protein, coding for MRAPFLLLGLALTVAACSDDSSAGTGPGKTTTYNQVQRLGNPLLSEVLLDKRSHPTHGSIGPDQDGALIGPELYGHLVLGSPTTIAGRDSAYVGILASVLLPDMLIVQTDKDPATASWLNWVGVPPLANGWGGRKLDDDVVDLALLAVFGDPFGADPTHTTPSLTTDNVASDSPFLATFPYLAPPN
- a CDS encoding TonB-dependent receptor plug domain-containing protein, whose amino-acid sequence is MAAAPLLLAALPVVAQDSIPSPVARDTAPRVLTPLTVIGRADELIGVAATASQGHVGAADLRSRPLAREGELLETVPGFIATQHSGDGKANQYFIRGFNLDHGTDFQTRLEGMPVNMVSHAHGQGYTDLNFLIPEVVEYLDYRLGVYHADMGDFGSAGGAEFFLARRLSPFAVATGGANGMARLAAGGSRRAGPGDLLLAGELKRYDGPWVLDQALRKYSGLARYSWRRGGSEFSLLGMAYHNRWNSTDQIPLRAMQAGSITRFGNLDDTDGGRTRRYSLSGSWRHFGGSSVQDVQVYAIYSDLSLFSNFAFFLDDTTNGDQFNQRERRVVVGANLKHLQPLRFLGQEHVAKAGLQTRADLISGLGLHHTVGRRRIGTVREDDVREWGTGIYAELESRWRPWLRSVVGGRADAYAFHAAGDIPANSGSRSAGILSPKASLVVAPSAQAEFYLSAGLGFHSNDARGTTITVDPVGGGPAARVDPLVRSRGAEIGARVSPLDGWRSTLSVWVLGLDNELLFVGDGGATEPSFESHRAGVSWANYYRPTPRLALDLDLSLARARFAGVPGAVDRIPGALESVVAAGVTWMAPEHGPFATVRLRRFGSYALVEDNSVRARASTLVNAELGYRFSGVRLEASILNLLNSRDRDIQYYYASRLPGEPAAGVDDVHFHPAEPRQVRVSLAWGL
- a CDS encoding DUF4331 family protein, whose protein sequence is MMRWRALSRFQRLAILLAVTGALAGGAGVVVASDHQDTPLVELNPRMDLTDVYAFPGSAPGRIALVMNTSGFLSPAQTAAAAFDPNILYQFKVDNDGDALEDKVIQVSFEGKGTGQTVVVRGPDAPVVPGAMMNVVDQNAPTLRGSFNTSFGSATGIQAFAGPRDDSFFLDLEAAFCILPDRRPAGGALAGPCALPSVGFRAPGQAVNYIAGYNVLSVVVELPSSLLENGAPGKLGIWGTLSR
- a CDS encoding anti-sigma factor, giving the protein MTGGPQDLRDLAAAYALGALDPAEARAFEAFMATSPETAREVAEYREVNALLALGAGGATTPAPELRARVVARATATREAALAPRAPRLAWLALAASLVALAGVSAAWFSSRRALAGATAAVTALQDSLRGREQQLALRESELNAILDPNVLLTRMGEPGTPRPVIQLFWNRKSNRLLLHAFQLAPAGQRRAYQLWFLPRTGAPIASVTFNTEPSGHGLVHAVPVPEGVELTAAAITEEPDSGSAQPTTPVLLVGTFSRAES
- a CDS encoding tetratricopeptide repeat protein, whose protein sequence is MRWWITIALVVGVSGVLLGGGGRASAVTPGAEPPSRQAAEVREQDIAFYTARTARDPYGARDRAMLAALYLDRSRATGSEGDVRRAETLARASLGTRHARNDGAAAVLTSALMAQHRFPEAYDLTAARLAADPTDAITRATLGEIALELGRYAEADRLFGTLALLRHTGAVGPRYARWLELSGRSGEARELLTSLRDSLAAGFRTTPDQLAWFDLRLGELAAHHGRPDLARAAFERALSSLPEDPRVLVALGTLELRTGHPARARDLGTRALGQRLDPAALILLAEAAEAVGDSAAAEQHARALEVAVSQAGSGFHRAWGLFLLDHGQRIAELRARATAGLSSRHDVHGLDLAAWAAFRAGDTAAAAPLVAEALSRGVEDATLLYHGGRIALAVGDTATARRRLKEALAVDPAFHHRQAAEARSLLAALGHR
- a CDS encoding sigma-70 family RNA polymerase sigma factor, with the protein product MTSALPWPPGAAGLPCAPLRMRDRLMQHGAALDAVAHTATDRPMTDRSSAPHDIDLVQQMARGDDRALGLLYDRFGVVLYAVAFRVVGQAADAEEVVMEAFAQAWREAPRFDAARGSVAAWLTVMARSRALDLVRAQSRRARATDSAARDTAETAPAMSAGFPPPGSGLEREERSRAVSAALATLSPPQRTAIELAYYDGLSQSEIAERLQEPLGTVKTRMRLGMLKLREALRPYYFEGAV